In the Silurus meridionalis isolate SWU-2019-XX chromosome 6, ASM1480568v1, whole genome shotgun sequence genome, one interval contains:
- the fam78ba gene encoding protein FAM78B isoform X1, which yields MSARLRTASFLPSLVTLTLTLLVGEAMGCLQSVACKPRVRRENIVVYEVSASIDRSPTVVEENSPIVLRYRTPYFRASAGVVMPPVPRNETWTVGWIQACTQMEFYNTYGDAGASSWELPELREGRVKAISDSDGVSYPWYGNTTETVTIVGPTSKPSRLTVSMNDNFYPSVTWAVPVGESGTPALTRVTRDQSFITWLVALNTVTREKILLQTVRWRMRVDIAVNPVMPLGSRATLVSPTHQEQPLILTNNEPIPPNALARPNANDAQVLMWRPRRGPPLVVIPSK from the exons ATGAGCGCACGGCTCCGAACTGCTTCGTTCCTGCCGTCACTCGTCACGCTCACGCTCACGCTCCTAGTAGGCGAGGCCATGGGCTGCCTCCAGAGCGTGGCGTGTAAACCGCGCGTGCGGCGCGAGAACATCGTGGTGTACGAGGTGTCAGCATCCATCGACCGGAGCCCCACGGTGGTGGAGGAGAACTCGCCCATCGTGTTGCGCTACAGAACGCCCTACTTCCGCGCCTCCGCCGGGGTCGTCATGCCGCCCGTGCCACGGAATGAGACGTGGACAGTGGGCTGGATTCAAGCGTGTACGCAGATGGAGTTCTACAACACGTACGGAGACGCTGGCGC GTCGAGCTGGGAGCTTCCGGAGCTGCGTGAAGGTCGCGTGAAGGCCATCAGTGACTCGGACGGCGTCAGCTACCCTTGGTATGGCAACACTACGGAAACGGTGACCATTGTGGGTCCGACGTCCAAGCCGTCACGTCTCACCGTCAGCATGAACGACAACTTCTACCCAAGCGTGACGTGGGCGGTGCCTGTGGGTGAAAGCGGCACGCCGGCGCTCACTCGAGTCACTCGTGACCAGAGCTTCATCACGTGGTTGGTGGCCTTGAACACCGTGACACGTGAGAAGATCCTGCTGCAGACGGTGCGCTGGCGAATGCGGGTCGACATCGCCGTCAATCCCGTGATGCCTCTGGGCTCCCGCGCCACCCTCGTCAGCCCGACGCACCAGGAACAGCCGCTCATCCTCACCAACAACGAACCCATCCCGCCAAATGCACTGGCGCGACCCAACGCCAACGACGCGCAAGTGTTAATGTGGAGGCCAAGAAGAGGACCACCGCTAGTCGTCATTCCCTCCAAATAA
- the fam78ba gene encoding protein FAM78B isoform X2, whose amino-acid sequence MNDNFYPSVTWAVPVGESGTPALTRVTRDQSFITWLVALNTVTREKILLQTVRWRMRVDIAVNPVMPLGSRATLVSPTHQEQPLILTNNEPIPPNALARPNANDAQVLMWRPRRGPPLVVIPSK is encoded by the coding sequence ATGAACGACAACTTCTACCCAAGCGTGACGTGGGCGGTGCCTGTGGGTGAAAGCGGCACGCCGGCGCTCACTCGAGTCACTCGTGACCAGAGCTTCATCACGTGGTTGGTGGCCTTGAACACCGTGACACGTGAGAAGATCCTGCTGCAGACGGTGCGCTGGCGAATGCGGGTCGACATCGCCGTCAATCCCGTGATGCCTCTGGGCTCCCGCGCCACCCTCGTCAGCCCGACGCACCAGGAACAGCCGCTCATCCTCACCAACAACGAACCCATCCCGCCAAATGCACTGGCGCGACCCAACGCCAACGACGCGCAAGTGTTAATGTGGAGGCCAAGAAGAGGACCACCGCTAGTCGTCATTCCCTCCAAATAA